The genomic region TGGCGGGGACGTGGATGTAGCCGTTGAGCGCCTGTTGGGTGGCGGTGCGCACCAGAGGGAGCAGATGGGGCGCGTTCATGACCCCGCCGCCCAGAATGATGCGTTGCGGTGAGAGGGTGCAAATGAACGTCGCCAGCGCAAGCCCCAGGTAGTGCGCTTGCAGTTCCCAGGCGGGATGGTCGGCAGGCAGGGTTTCGGCGTTTTGCCCCCAGCGCGCCGCCAGCGCCGGACCACTGCACAGCCCTTCCAGACAGTCGCCATGGTAGGGGCAAATCCCCTCGAAGGGGTCGCGGTTGGGGTCGCGGGGCAGGCGGATGTGCCCCATTTCGGGGTGCAGAAGCCCGTGCACGAGTCGCCCGTTGACGAATGCGCCGCCGCCGATACCCGTGCCGATGGTCAGGTAGAGGAAGGTGTCGAGCCCTTGCGCCGCGCCCCAGCGGTATTCGCCCAGCGCCGCGCCGTTCACGTCCGTATCGAAGCCGATGGGCAGACCAAGTTCGCGCGCGAAAAACCCCACAACGTCGGTGTTCGCCCACCCCGGTTTGGGGGTGCTGGTGATGAAGCCGTAGGTGGGCGATGTGGGATGCAGGTCAATCGGCCCAAACGAGGCGATGCCCAGTGCGGCGAGTGGTGTTTCGCGCTGAATGGCGCGGAAAAAATCGAGTGCACGCCTCAGCGTTTCGTCGGGCGTGGTGGTGGGGAAACGTGTTTCGTGCAAGAGCGTGTCAGGGTCGGTTCCGACGGCGCAAACAAATTTTGTGCCGCCGGCTTCAATCCCGCCAAAAAGGGGTGAGGACATGCGCAAAAGCCTCCTCTGCGTTCAGGTGTAGTCGAACACGACTTTGATGCTGCCGCTGCGTTTGTCCATTGCGGTTTGGATGGCTTGCCGCCATTCATCCAGCCGAAAACGATGCGTGATAAGCCCCGCCGTGGTCAGTTTGCCGGCGCGCAGCAGTTCGATCACGACATCGTAGGTGCGGCGATGCTCGCCGTGCCAGCATTCCGCCCCGTGAGCGTACACGCCCACCATATCCACTTCCTGATACCAGACGGGCGTCAGGTCTACTTTGAGCGGGGCGAGCGTGATGCCCACCATGACGACCGCGCCGCGTGCCCGCGCCAGCCGCAAACTCTCTTGCACAGTACGCGCCGAGCCGACGCAATCATACACCACGTCCCACCCGCCCAGCGCCATGCGGTTGCCGAACATGCCGCGGTACACACGCGCCCCCGTGAGCGACGCCACCACCTCGAACGGGTCTTCACGCAGCAGGACGGTATCGGCGCCCAAACGGCGCGCGGCGTCCGCCTGGTGTTGGTAGCGCGCCACGGCGGTGATATGGCAGTCGGGTTGGATGGCGCGCGCGGCTTGAATGGTGTTCAACCCGACGATGCCGCACCCCACAACCAGCACGCGCGCGCCCGCTTCCGGTGGGCGGCGCAAAACGGCACGCACGGCGGTGCTGAGCGGCTCGACGAACATGGCTTCCTCGTCGGTCAGGTCGTCCGGCACGCGGTAGATTTCGGTTTCGTGGGCAGTGAAGGAATCGCCCCACCCGCCGCCTTCACCGCGCGGTCCTGCCCCAAGCGAGGCGTTTTCGCACAGCGTGAAGTTCCCCACGGCACAGTGGCGGCAAAGCGGCGCAATCTCCTGACTGAGACAGGTCGCGCCCTGAAAACGGGTGTCCATGATCACGCGGTCGCCCACACGCACGTTGCGCACACCGTCGCCGACTTCGACGACTTCACCCACCACCTCATGCCCCAGGTAAAACCGATTGGTGCCGGGGAGTGCGGCGGGGGCAATGGTGGGGTCGGCTTCGGCCATGAGCAGCGCAATGTCGCTGGCGCAGATGCCGCACAAGCGGTTGCGTACCCGTACCCAGCGCGCCCCCGGCAGGGGTGGGTCGGGCCAGTGCGCGAAACGGGCGGGCGAGAGTGGGCTAAACACCACGTTCGGCCAGATGCGTTTGAGCGCTTTGACGGCGAGCAGGCGGGGAATATGCTTGTCAACATAAATTGCTTGCATGGCACACCTACATCCGCAGGTATTGACGTGTTGCCCGTATCATACGAAAAGCCGCGCAGAAGGCGAAAAATGAGGAACAAGCGTGTGGGCGGCTTGGTGCTTTGGCGTTCCGCGCCCGCGGGGTTATACTTTGCGATGACATTTTCGAGGGAGTGGAGCAAACCATGGCAGCCATTTTTCCGTTTACGGCAATTGTTGGGCAAGAACGCATGAAACGCGCGCTCATCCTGAACGCGGTCAGCCACCGCGTGGGGGGTGTGCTGATTCGCGGTGAACGCGGAACCGCGAAAAGCACCGCCGTGCGTGCATTGGCGGCGCTTTTGCCTGAGATTGACGTGGTCGCTGATTGCCCGTTTAGTTGCGACCCGCACGACCCGCTGACCTTGTGCGATAACTGTCGCGCGCGCTACGAACGGGGTGAAACGTTGCCCGTGGCGCGCCGCCGTATCCGCGTGGTGGATTTGCCCGTCAGCGCCACCGAAGACCGCGTGGTGGGGACGCTGGATATTGAGCAAGCCATCAAGAAGGGGGAGAAGCACTTTGAGCCTGGCGTGCTAGCCGCCGCCAATCGCGGTATCCTCTATGTGGACGAAGTCAACCTGCTGGACGACCATGTGGTGGATTTGCTGCTCGACTCCGCCGCGATGGGGGTCAATGTGGTGGAGCGTGAAGGCATTTCGTTCTCGCACCCGGCGCAATTCATTCTGGTGGGGACGATGAACCCCGAAGAAGGGGAATTGCGCCCCCAATTGCTCGACCGCTTTGGGCTGATGGTGGATGTTGAAGGCATTAGCGACCCACAACAGCGCATGCTCATCTTGCAGCGGCGTATCGAATTTGAAAACGACCCGCAAGCCTTCTACGAACGCTGGCGTGAATCTGAGGAAGCCCTTTCGCGCCAGATTGCCGAAGCGCGCGCCCGCTTGCCCCAGGTGACCTACACCACCGAAAACCTGTACTCGATTGCACGGCTCACCGCCGAGTTGGGGGTGGACGGCCACCGCGCCGACATCACCATTTTGAAGGCAGCGATTGCCAATGCCGCGTTCGAGGGGCGCACGCGCGTTACCGAAGTGGATATCCTCACCGCCGCTGAACTGGCGTTGCCGCACCGCCTGAAACGCCGACCGTTGCAAGACACCGCCCGCGACCTGGAAGCGTTGCACGAACGCTTGCAACAAGCGCGCGAAGAAGCCGCCCGCCGCGAAGCCGAGCAAGGAGAAGAAGGCGAAGGCGACGACGGCGACGCAACCGGTGAAAAAAAAACGCAGATGACGGCACGCTAGACGACGCCGCCGACGACCTTGGTCAGACAAGCGAGATGGCGGCGAATGAAAAAGCGGGCGAATCGCCCGACGCCAGCCGTCCGCTTCCCCAACGTGTACCTGAACGGGGCGGCGACGATGCCGAGAATGGCAACGACCGCCCCGTGCGCCCATCCGATCCGCTTGGACCACCCCGCCTCGCGCCTGACCTTGACCGCCGTGTGCGCCGCCGCGCCGGGAAACGCACCACGACGCGCACCAACCGCAAACGTGGGCGCTACATCAAAGCCCGCCCAGCCCGCGACCGCCTGGATGATATCGCGTTTGATGCGACACTCCGCGCCGCCGCGCCGCACCAAATCCACCGTCAGGATGACGACCTGGCGGTCAGCATTCGCCGCGAAGAAGTCCAGCGCAAGGTGCGTGTGCGCCGCACCAGCAACCTCATCCTCTTTGTGGTGGATGCTTCTTGGAGCATGGCGGCGAGCGAGCGCATGGAAGCCACCAAGGGCGCGATTCTCGGCTTGCTGATGGACGCCTACCAAAAGCGCGACCACGTGGGCATGGTCGTCTTCCAGCGCAATCGGGCGCGGGTGGTCTTGCCGCCAACCAACAGTGTGGAACTGGCGCGCAAAGCGCTGGAAGAAGTGCCGGTGGGCGGCAAAACGCCGCTGTCGAGCGGGCTTTACACCGCTTTTGAAATTGTGGAGCGCGAACGCCGCCGCAATCCCGAAGTGGTGCCGCTGGTTGTGCTGTTGACCGACGGCGCTGGGAACGTCTCCATGGGGTCAATGCCGCCCCAGCAAGAAGCCTTGCAGGTGGCGCGCCTCTACAAGGAACACCACATCCCCGCCGTTGTCGTCAACACCGAGCATGAAGCCTTCGACCGTGGATTGGCGCAGCAGTTAGCCGACGAGATGGGCGCGGAGTGCCTCAAACTCAAAGACTTCTCGCCCGATGCGCTGACGAGCCTGGTACACCGCTACACACGCTAACCAAGGAGACACAGCATGCCCACGTTCCAGCGTCCCACACGTTTGCAGGCGCTCGCACCGTCCCAGATTCGGGACATGATGCGCCTGGCAATGGACGTCGGCGCGGTCAACATGGCGCAAGGCGCGCCGGATTTCCCCGCCGCGCCCGAAGTCAAATTGGCGGCGATTCGCGCGATTGCCGAAGACAAGAACCAATACAGCGTGACGTGGGGGCTGGCGGAACTGCGCGAAGCCGTGGCGGCGCGTGTGGCGCGTCGTTTTGGGCTGCACGCCGACCCTGAGCGCGAGGTGACGATTACCTGCGGCGTGACCGAAGCCGTCGTGGCGGCATTGCTCGCCACGCTGGAAACAGGTGATGAAGTCATCATCATTGAACCCGCGCACGAAAACTACCTGCCTGCCACCGCTTTTGCGGGGGGCGTGCCCCGCTTTGTGCCGTTGCGCCCACCCAAATTCGCGCTGGACGTTGACGCCCTCGCCGCCGCCGTCACCCCACGCACGCGCGTTCTCATCCTGAACACGCCGCACAACCCCAGTGGGCGCGTCTTCACCCGTGCCGAGTTGCTGGCGGTTGCCGACCTTGCCGAACGGTACAACCTGCTGGTGCTCACCGATGAGATTTACGATGAAATTTTGTACGATGGACGCGAACACATTGCCTTTGCAACCTTGCCGGGCATGGCGGAACGCACCATCACCACGGGCGGTATCTCCAAAATCTACGCCGTGACGGGGTGGCGATTGGGTTATGTGATTGCGCCGCCGCCGCTTTCAGCCGCCATTCGCACAGTGCATGACTACTTGACCATTTGTGCGCCGACGCCGTTTCAGCATGCGGCGTTGACCGCGCTGGCATTGCCGGACGCCTATTACGAGCAGGTGCGCGCCGCTTTTCACCATCGCCGCGCCCGCATGATGCGCATTCTGGAACAGGCGCGTTTCAACGCAACCCCGCCCGAAGGCGCGTATTACGTACTGGCTGATTTTTCAGCCTGGCAGTTTGACGGCGACGATGAAGCCTTTGCGCGTTTCTTGATTACTGATGTGGGCGTGGCGGTTGTGCCGGGGAGTGCGTTTTACACCGGGCACCCAGAGTTGGGGCGGCGGTTGGTGCGGTTTGCCTTTGCCAAACGGGATGAAACGTTCGACGAGGTGGAACGCCGTTTTGCAGCGTATTGGGAGCAGCGATGACCATGTTTGATGACGCCTTTTTGGAAGCGCGCGCCCGTGCTGTGATGCCAACCGACAGCGCGCATGATTGGTGGCATGTGCGCCGTGTTTGGCGCTTGGCGCAGCGCATTGCGCGTACAGAGCCGACTGCCGACATGCGGGTTCTGCAAGTGGCGGTCTTTTTTCACGATGTGATGCCCAAGCGCCCCGAAGGTGGTCATGCCCCCGTGACGGCGGCATGGCTGGCGGACGCGCTCGCGCCGCTGGATGCGCCGCTTCTTCTGCTCGAACGCGCCGCCGAAGCCATCAACACGCACAGTTTTTCGCGCGGAGCGCCGCCCACCTCGATTGAGGGTGCGATTTTGCAGGATGCGGATCGGCTGGATGCGATGGGCGCGATTGGCATTGCGCGCTGTTTTGCCTATGGCGGGGCGCGTGGGCGTGCCATCTACGACCCCGAAGACCCCACCAATAGCATTCAGCATTTCTACGACAAGTTGCTGCGTTTGCGGGATGGCATGCATACCGCCGAAGGGCGACGGCTGGCGGAAGCACGGCATAGGGTGATGGAGCAGTTTTTGGCGCACTTTTGGCGCGAGTGGGAAGGGGAAGAAACCTGACAGGTCACACATGACCTGTCAGGTTTCGTTTACATAAAGCGCTCACGTACACGCGCCAGAATATCGGCGCGAATTTGACGCGCGGCTTCCAGCACTTGCGAGATGTCGCGGTCGCGAATGTCGAGAATGAGGTGCAGTGGGCGACCCACCCCGAGCGTGTATTTGACCACGAGGTCGAGCACACCGTTGAGGTTGATTTCCCCCGATTCGGCATAGATGCCCGGCGATTCACGCAGTTTGAGCGGCGAATCGAAGGGGTTTTGTTGGGGGTGAAGCCCCGGAATGGCGTGCGTTTCACTTTCCCAACACCCGCCTAATTGGATGACGTGAATCATATCGCATACGTTGCTCAGGCTGTATTCCAGGTGGTCGAGGAATGAGACGCGCTCATCCCATTGCCCCAGCGCCATGAGCCGCCGATAGGTTTGCCACAGGTGGGAGATGTTGAAGGCGATGCGTGTGTTGTGCAGAATGTGTTGCGCCTGATTGAAAATCGAAAGCAGTTCGCCGCCATGCGCCGGGAAGCGCGGATAGGGTAAGACTTCGATCAGAGGGGTGAACGTGTACCCGCGGGAGGCGTAGTAGGCTGCAATTTCCTTGTAGATTTTCAGCCCCTTGGCAACCTGGTCCTGGCGTTCCCAAGTCCATTTATCGCGAGTGGCCAGGTGAAACACCATGTAATCGGCTTCGATGGCTTGCGCCAGGTCCATGACGCGCTTGGTTTCTTCGAGTGCGCGGTATTTGGCGTAAAAATTGCTGCTCAGTGGGTCGCGCCCTGTTGTGGGCATGTGCAATCCGATGCGTATATGCTCGCTCCGCAGGAAACGTTGGAGCGCGTGTTCGGTGTACATGATTTTGAGCCAGGGGTTGTGCAAATTCCCCTGAAACTGGTCGGGGTAGGTGGTGAGATTGACGAACCGCGCTTCGGGTTGCAGTTCAAAAAAGACCGTTTCGGTGTTGAGGGTGTTGCTGAAACGGTGCGCGTAGGCCATCAGGTCGTCGGGGACCGTCAGGCGCGATGGTTGGTCCGCCAAATTCAAGTCGGATAAGGCAATGCCGATGGTGATTTCGTTCATGTGCGTCCCTCTGCTCCTGGCACTCTTCGTTGGACTGTCTCAGATGATATGCGATTGGTTGCGTTCTTCAAGCGCACGGATTTGTTCGGCGGGTCCCATGACAATCAAGGTTTCGCCGGGGGCGATGACGTAATCGGCGGGTGGGTTGAACAGGAAACGCCCGTCGGTGCGGCGCACGCCAATCACGTTGACGTGCCACACACGGCGCAAATCACACCCGCTGAGCGTCTGTCCTGCGAGCGGCGAATGTTCGCCGATGGTCAATTCGCCAATGTCAATATCGCTGTCGGTTTCGTGGAACATGCTCTCGAAAAAGTCATGCACGGTTGGGCGCAGTGTCGCCAGCGTGAGACGATGGCCGCCGATTGTGTAGGGGCTGACCACACGGTCAGCGCCGGCGCGGCGCAGTTTGCTTTCGGTGCGCTCATTCGAGGCGCGGGCGGTGATACGCAAGTTGGGGTTGAGCCCGCGGGCTGTGAGGACGGCGAGTACGTTATCCGCGTCACTGCTCAGTGCGGCGACAAAGCCCCGCGCGCGTTCGATTCCCGCTTCGAGCAGGGTTTCGTCTTGTGTGGCGTCGCCGATGAGAAAGGGGATGCCTTGCTCGATGAGTTCTTCCTGAATGTCGGGGTTGCTGTCTATGACAAGGAAAGGCACCCCCTGGCGTTTCAAATCACGCACAACCTGTTGCCCCATGCGCCCATACCCCGCGATGATGTAGTGATTGCTCAATTTCATGCGTTCTTCCTCCAAACGGCGTTCCTGCACCGATTGCCAGAGGCGGTCGCCCAAAATAATTTCGACGGCGTTTTGCACCGCCCACGCCACTGTGCCCACGCCCACGAGAATGAGCAAAATCGTGAAGAGCCGCCCGGTGTGCGAGAGGGGGCGTACTTCACCAAAGCCAACCGTGGTGAGCGTGATGACGGTCATGTAGAGGGCGTCAATCCACGGCAGCCCTTCAATCAGCACGTAGCCCACAGTCCCCAAAAGCAAGACGACCGCGAGCAGAAGAAGCGAGAATTGAAAACGGCGCACAGGGTCGCTAAGCATGGCGCGGATGATGCGCCATGCCGCCGTGAAGATGGGTTCGAGCGAAAAGGGTGATTGCGGCATACGTTAGCGTCGCCAACCCCGATGCGATGTGTCAATGCGTGTTTCCAGTGGCGCTTCGGGCGATGTGTCGAGTGCGCGAATGTACTCGATCACGGGCTGTTGCCATGGGATGGTGGTATCGTACCCGTTGGGGTCTTGTTCGCCAAATAAATAGCCGTCCCCACCGGCGTACATGAAATCATTGATGAGCACGTGGTAGGTCGCGTCGCGGTCGAGCGGGTTGCCGTTGTCCAGCACAAAGGTGCCGCCCTGGAACCGCATGCCG from Ardenticatena maritima harbors:
- a CDS encoding ROK family protein; the encoded protein is MSSPLFGGIEAGGTKFVCAVGTDPDTLLHETRFPTTTPDETLRRALDFFRAIQRETPLAALGIASFGPIDLHPTSPTYGFITSTPKPGWANTDVVGFFARELGLPIGFDTDVNGAALGEYRWGAAQGLDTFLYLTIGTGIGGGAFVNGRLVHGLLHPEMGHIRLPRDPNRDPFEGICPYHGDCLEGLCSGPALAARWGQNAETLPADHPAWELQAHYLGLALATFICTLSPQRIILGGGVMNAPHLLPLVRTATQQALNGYIHVPAITEQIDAYIVAPGLGNRAGVLGAIALAEQTWKERSSL
- a CDS encoding ATP-binding protein, with amino-acid sequence MAAIFPFTAIVGQERMKRALILNAVSHRVGGVLIRGERGTAKSTAVRALAALLPEIDVVADCPFSCDPHDPLTLCDNCRARYERGETLPVARRRIRVVDLPVSATEDRVVGTLDIEQAIKKGEKHFEPGVLAAANRGILYVDEVNLLDDHVVDLLLDSAAMGVNVVEREGISFSHPAQFILVGTMNPEEGELRPQLLDRFGLMVDVEGISDPQQRMLILQRRIEFENDPQAFYERWRESEEALSRQIAEARARLPQVTYTTENLYSIARLTAELGVDGHRADITILKAAIANAAFEGRTRVTEVDILTAAELALPHRLKRRPLQDTARDLEALHERLQQAREEAARREAEQGEEGEGDDGDATGEKKTQMTAR
- a CDS encoding potassium channel family protein; translated protein: MPQSPFSLEPIFTAAWRIIRAMLSDPVRRFQFSLLLLAVVLLLGTVGYVLIEGLPWIDALYMTVITLTTVGFGEVRPLSHTGRLFTILLILVGVGTVAWAVQNAVEIILGDRLWQSVQERRLEEERMKLSNHYIIAGYGRMGQQVVRDLKRQGVPFLVIDSNPDIQEELIEQGIPFLIGDATQDETLLEAGIERARGFVAALSSDADNVLAVLTARGLNPNLRITARASNERTESKLRRAGADRVVSPYTIGGHRLTLATLRPTVHDFFESMFHETDSDIDIGELTIGEHSPLAGQTLSGCDLRRVWHVNVIGVRRTDGRFLFNPPADYVIAPGETLIVMGPAEQIRALEERNQSHII
- a CDS encoding zinc-dependent alcohol dehydrogenase; its protein translation is MQAIYVDKHIPRLLAVKALKRIWPNVVFSPLSPARFAHWPDPPLPGARWVRVRNRLCGICASDIALLMAEADPTIAPAALPGTNRFYLGHEVVGEVVEVGDGVRNVRVGDRVIMDTRFQGATCLSQEIAPLCRHCAVGNFTLCENASLGAGPRGEGGGWGDSFTAHETEIYRVPDDLTDEEAMFVEPLSTAVRAVLRRPPEAGARVLVVGCGIVGLNTIQAARAIQPDCHITAVARYQHQADAARRLGADTVLLREDPFEVVASLTGARVYRGMFGNRMALGGWDVVYDCVGSARTVQESLRLARARGAVVMVGITLAPLKVDLTPVWYQEVDMVGVYAHGAECWHGEHRRTYDVVIELLRAGKLTTAGLITHRFRLDEWRQAIQTAMDKRSGSIKVVFDYT
- a CDS encoding apurinic/apyrimidinic endonuclease family protein: MNEITIGIALSDLNLADQPSRLTVPDDLMAYAHRFSNTLNTETVFFELQPEARFVNLTTYPDQFQGNLHNPWLKIMYTEHALQRFLRSEHIRIGLHMPTTGRDPLSSNFYAKYRALEETKRVMDLAQAIEADYMVFHLATRDKWTWERQDQVAKGLKIYKEIAAYYASRGYTFTPLIEVLPYPRFPAHGGELLSIFNQAQHILHNTRIAFNISHLWQTYRRLMALGQWDERVSFLDHLEYSLSNVCDMIHVIQLGGCWESETHAIPGLHPQQNPFDSPLKLRESPGIYAESGEINLNGVLDLVVKYTLGVGRPLHLILDIRDRDISQVLEAARQIRADILARVRERFM
- a CDS encoding HD domain-containing protein, producing the protein MTMFDDAFLEARARAVMPTDSAHDWWHVRRVWRLAQRIARTEPTADMRVLQVAVFFHDVMPKRPEGGHAPVTAAWLADALAPLDAPLLLLERAAEAINTHSFSRGAPPTSIEGAILQDADRLDAMGAIGIARCFAYGGARGRAIYDPEDPTNSIQHFYDKLLRLRDGMHTAEGRRLAEARHRVMEQFLAHFWREWEGEET
- a CDS encoding vWA domain-containing protein encodes the protein MAANEKAGESPDASRPLPQRVPERGGDDAENGNDRPVRPSDPLGPPRLAPDLDRRVRRRAGKRTTTRTNRKRGRYIKARPARDRLDDIAFDATLRAAAPHQIHRQDDDLAVSIRREEVQRKVRVRRTSNLILFVVDASWSMAASERMEATKGAILGLLMDAYQKRDHVGMVVFQRNRARVVLPPTNSVELARKALEEVPVGGKTPLSSGLYTAFEIVERERRRNPEVVPLVVLLTDGAGNVSMGSMPPQQEALQVARLYKEHHIPAVVVNTEHEAFDRGLAQQLADEMGAECLKLKDFSPDALTSLVHRYTR
- a CDS encoding pyridoxal phosphate-dependent aminotransferase; translation: MPTFQRPTRLQALAPSQIRDMMRLAMDVGAVNMAQGAPDFPAAPEVKLAAIRAIAEDKNQYSVTWGLAELREAVAARVARRFGLHADPEREVTITCGVTEAVVAALLATLETGDEVIIIEPAHENYLPATAFAGGVPRFVPLRPPKFALDVDALAAAVTPRTRVLILNTPHNPSGRVFTRAELLAVADLAERYNLLVLTDEIYDEILYDGREHIAFATLPGMAERTITTGGISKIYAVTGWRLGYVIAPPPLSAAIRTVHDYLTICAPTPFQHAALTALALPDAYYEQVRAAFHHRRARMMRILEQARFNATPPEGAYYVLADFSAWQFDGDDEAFARFLITDVGVAVVPGSAFYTGHPELGRRLVRFAFAKRDETFDEVERRFAAYWEQR